gttcttttcagtctgaccacagtgctctctgctgacaccttagtatgtatcaggaactgtccactgatgtgactgaaaagaactccagaaagtaaTACAAACTCCtgtaaagcatacagcagctgataagtactggaaggatacatttttaaaatttgttttgcagcggagtacccctttaacactgtgaTCCCATTTGAGCAATATAAGGGTTgtctaaataaaattttccaaGGTCTGACCATCTCGGAAGCAAGCAAAAGAGAGAAGCAATGGGGGACCAATAGGGACTAAACAAGAGCTTCAGCTGTAGCTGCAGGGTAATGGTGACaggcaagtattttttttttcaccagtaACAGCAATACAATTGTTTTAGAACATAAGAATACACTTTTGAACAACTTTATGCTCAGCTAGTGTATCAGCTAAAAAGGATTGCAATTGTTAGTCCAATCTTTTCACTGTAGAAAACCTTACAATTGAGGaggtgtttacattttttttaaattgaagggaaaaaaaaaaaaaagaaaaaaaaaaagtgtataaattaAATACACTATAGTACCTATAAATGGTGGCAAAGATTAATAGCTAATTGTTCACAGCAAGTGTGCATTATCAATGCATTTAAATCTAGTGTCACAAAGCGAGGCAAGCAAGCTTGCAAATTAGACAGACATACAAATATTATATGGTGTGGGGGcaatggttaaaaaatatgtaaaaaaataaatttaaaatcaacATTTCACACATGCTCCATTTATTTGTAATCGTTAGCATACTAACTAGGCATGCAAAAAAAGAATGGACTGGTCAATCATAttcttcatatatatttttttatgtagtattACATGGCAGCCTGACATCACGCACACAAAATACAATTATACATcagaaaaaaagtccaaaaataggATTACAAACAAAACACAGCTTGCAGTTCAGTCCTGTGAATTTTCTGAATAATAACTTCAAACTACTTTATCCAGGTATCGAGATGTAAGGTAACATTAAATGCAAGCACTGCATGCAGATCTAAAACGTGAGCCCCAACAAAAACCTGAAAAGAGATGAATGGTGAAATTTCTTTAATGTTCATGCACCTGACTTAACAGGTGAAATCAAATATAAACagaagcataaaaaataaaaaaaatacagaaaaaaaatgtatataaaacagTAAGTACACATGTAAccataaagacaaaaaaaaagttagagcgcataaaagaaaaaaaagaagagaaggcCCAATTTGACAATACATACTGTGCGTTTCCAATTgcgcgcacacacgcacacacacacatttacaatGTGTTACAAACTATAGTGGTGGGCTCACGGAGCCAGGCTCTGCTTTGAGATTTACATGCAGGACTCTTCAGAGTCAATAATCGTCACTTTAGAGATCTGCAGGATAGAAACACTGTTGCAAATCTAGTACTTTTGCTGAATACACAAAAAAACACGATGAATCAAGACCTTTTTAGTGtatgacaaaaaaaaagacaaatggaTCCGCTATTCACTGAATACCCTCTGCGTTTGCTTTTCCAAAAGAACATTCAAGAAAGTACTGAAATAGCAATGGACAACTACACCAACATTACATTTTGAGcagtagggggaaaaaaaacaaaaaacaaaaaaacattagaAGGCATTTGCCATAAGGCTAAATATGAAACATGGCAGAAGGATTCAGTAAAAAGAACGCCACAAGGTTTTAAGTGAGTAACAGTTCAGCACTCTCGCACATTAACAGGAGGTAAGTGCTAAAACTTAGCAGCAAAGGGGAACAAAATGAAAACCCTAGAAGTATCAAGGTTACCTGCTCCCTTAATAATCGTACAGAGAAGGTTTAAATTGGAGGACACATGCGGCTTTTCTGTATCCATTGTGCACAAAACACATCACTTCCAATACTTTATAGTAACAGTGGGTGAAATACATGGTACCATAGATTATTACTCATGAAGTATACCAATATTTCAAAAGCAAGAGCTTGAAGTTCACAGAGAAAAGGAATCATGTTGGCACCAACACAGTTGTAAGCTTAGTCAACATTATAAGATGGTAACATTTAAGCCAAACTAGAAGAAACTCAGACAGTGTATAGCATCCTAGATGATGTTCAATACTCATTTTGGGGAGTGTAAGATTAACTGTAACAGCTTACGATGACGCTACTAAACAATCTGTGCAAAACAATGCTGAAAGGAGAAAAACTGAAAGCCATCCCTAAAAGCAACACCTTTTTACATGTAAACTTATGTAGTAGGATCATTTTGCTTGAGCAGACAACATTCTTAACATTAGTGTGTATTAGAACAATTTAGCGTTCATCATTTTCCAACAGAATGAAATATACTTGAAAAATAATGTATATCAAAACTTGGCATGAATAGATTTCTATTCAGCACAGCTAAAGTTTGTGCAGTTTTTGTTAATGCTATGTTTAAGAAACGTGCATGCTTGCCTGGTGCTGGAGATCAAAATTTTGCTTTCGGTGGGGGAGAAAAAGGCAGTCATGAACTTGACCGGTGCAGTCTTTTAAAGGTTTTATCATATAATAGGAAATTAATTTCTCCACTCAGccccttattttattttaaagtagtTTTTTTCTGGTAATGGCATTGAAAAACAGGACATTTTTATAGCACTTGAAACACTAGTGGCAAGTGActggaaagaaaaaataaatagacaGCCAAACACAAAAAGAAGAAAAGCGGAAGAAAATAAAAGAAGAGGAgggaaaaaattaagtaaaagggAAAGTGTGGGAAGTCTGAACACTTCTCACAAGACAGACGTAACACTGGAAATATAGTTTCAACACAGTTTAACTTGGTGCAGAATAGCCCCACAACCTAAGACATCATGTCCAGGGTAAAGCCAAAGTTAGGAAATGTTGTCTTTATTTCTTGTATCAATACAATTTTTCTTTCATTCACACAGCTGCACTAGTTTGCCATATGTGATGTGGAGCTTTAGGCCAATTTACAGCCAATGAACATCCCACAGATACTAAACTGAATATTGCCAAGTGTTTGGCAAAATGTTGGTGTGAACCATAAGTCAATACTTCACAGTGCAATGTTTTGCTGGGACTCACAGCACATTTATCAATTACCCCTACTGCCTTCAACAAAGACGCTGGAAGCAAAAATAATGGACACCTACTTTACGGAAGTTAGACATACCAAACAGTTCTCTGTAGAGTAAGGAATGAGAGCTTAAGAAATACATTTTTAGCCCATTATTTCTTAATCTGCATGGCTGGTCTTGTCCTTGCGCTAAGACAACTCCTGCTTTAAAAATGAATGCTCAAAAACAGTGTCCCTCCAAACACGGCAATCTTTGAAAGTGGTTCGTTCCTAACAGAAAGACTGATAAGCATGTTGTTCAACCGAAATTACTTTTCCCTTTCTTTTGTACGCAACATCAGGGATTGTGGGTTCGCAGGAATATCAGAGTTTTTCTGTAGTCAGAAAGCAGTAAGTCTTTCTACAAATTTTACATATATTTAGATCCACAAGTTTGGCAATGGTGTCCACAATCCCATTTAGGATGTCTTCACCAAATCGTAGACATAAATATGGAAATCGTCATCAAACTTAATGAAGTAAACAGAGGGTTTGGCTTCCACTTGATGAATAACCATGCCAGTCCTTTTTGAGCCATCTTCTTTGGCATATTCCACTTGCTTCCCCACCAGGCTGTCAACCACCTCACCCGGTTCTCGTTCAGCTGGAGGAGAATCATCTATTGGTAGcaacaagaaaaagaaaattagTACAGGTTTACTTTTCTGAAAGTACATAACATACATCCAAAATTAAACCATATTCAGATAATAACTATAGGCATCTCCAATGGAAATCATCTACAATAAGTCTCCAATATATTTTCCTTTCTATAGAATGCATTCTATTTGACTTAATTACAAGAGGAAAAACACCGATTGATTTTTCATGTACAATCTAAATCTATGCTAGAAAAGAATTCATCAGACTTAAATTAGTTGGGTAAGAAACGGACAGACATGGTAGATCTTACAGTATTTGATAATAGGAAGATGTAAATTGGCTATTAAGAAACTATGAGCCACTAGATCCTTTTTCTTTAAACATAGATCATTTGTGTAAATATAAGGGATAATGCACCCCAAGGAGAAGACATTTAGAAATGCAAGAAATAAGACCACCTGCCACTTACTTCTAGATGCATAAAATGCACAGTTCCTTATAATACATGAGTAGTAGGTTTAGGACAAAGGAATTAGCTTAATGTCAACGTGTCTTAATATGGTATACAAGTTCAAATGTAAATTGCATTACCTTTTTCATTCTTTGGCATGGATGGAGAATGTCCTAATAGGTACAATAATATGATTaatatttatttgtaaattagaataataaaataaagtcaCCATTCTTGGATGACAATTAGTAAAATCAGAGATTAAAGGAAAAATATAGCTCATAGAGGAGTATAATATTTGCACCACTCATGTATTATAACCAGGAAAAAATTACCAGCAATAAAACTATATACAGTTGAAGTCACAAGTTTACATATACTTAGGGTGAAGTCACTAAGTCAACAAAACTAGAACAGACaagtcctttttaaaaaaaaaaaaaaaaaatgtaaacatatttcATTTATAATTCATTTTATTATTAATTCAGTCAGTCAGAAGTTTGCATACACAAACATGCTTGTATTTTTATATAGCTTGGGAAATTCCAGAAAACAATATCATGGCTTTAGAAGCGTTGATAGGCTGACTGACATTATTGGCACCTGTGGCAGTATTTCAAGGCCTACTTGCATCTGCTTCAAGGGAAATCAGCCAAGACTTCAGAAAAAGGGCCTCCACAAGTCTGGTACATTCTTGGGTGCAATTTTCAAACCCCAAAATTACCACGTTCATCTATTTAAATGGTGGTGATATGCAAGTTTAAACACCATGGAACCACACAGCCATTATACTTTTCAAGAAGTAGAACTGTTCTGTCTCCTAGATATAAACGTACTTTTGTGTGATAACACAATTCAATCCAAGAAAAGCAGTAAAATGTGTCCTATAGCAACATGACTTGAAAGGATGCTTAGCAAGTAAGAAGACACGGCTACaaacggacaaaaaaaaaaaaaaggaaaaatcttGTTGAGATCTTGTCATTTCAAGAaaccagaaagtaaaaaaaacttgtaGGCAGATCATTCCTCCATATGGAGAATTGgtggagatcaaaacctgtgcagaggaaaagtggagcagtgggGACCGCTAATTACCCATCTTGGCACCCTCAAGCCCCCACCCTCGGAGACGATCAGCGGCTGAGAGGGTTGTCACTTTCGTTAAGTCTCAGAAGGTGGGGGGTAGAGAGCGATGAGGATGCTAAGTTATGATGAATGtagctaaggctgctttcacactatgaagttcacctGTTAATAAACGTACGTTTATTAACGGGtggtacacccctcacagaatttaataaggcgtgcagtgagcatttacaccccactggcgacacctgtgaggcgtaaatgctcactgtaccccttattacataacatgaggggtgtagtttccaaaatggtgtcacatatgtgtgtgtgtgagggggggggggggggggtctacggttctggcactatggtggcttttgtaaacacacatggcctccaattccggacaaattttctcttcaaaagcccaacggcgctcctcttcggagcattgtagtttgcccgcagagcactttacatccacatatggggtatgttcttactcagaagaaatggagttacaaattttggggggcttttttcctattttcccttgtaaaaataaaaaaattttggtaacaccagcattttagtaaaaaaaaaaaattcccattttcccatccaaattttatgataattcgtcaaacacctgtagggtgttaaggctcactatacccattgttacattccatgaggggcatagtttccaaaatggggtcacatgtgggtatttatttttttgcgtttatgtcagaaccactgtaaaatcagccacccctgtgcaaatcaccaatttagacctcaaatgtacatagtgtgctctcattcctgagccttgttgtgcggcagcagagcattttatgcccacatatggggtatttctgtattcaggagaaattgtgttacacattttggcgtctttttttccccttttaactcatgtgaaaataaaaagtatggggctacaccagcatgttagtgctaggagatgtagttatgcaacagctggaggtacacaactataactctcagcatgccaagacagctgtttggcatgctgggagttgtagtttttacaagATCCGAATGGgccagagtttagagaccactgcacagtgatctccaaactgtacccctctaaatcttgcaaaactacaaatcccagcttgctcaaacggctgtctgggcatgctgggagttgtagttttgcaacatctggagtgctacagtttagagagcactgtatagtggtctccaaactgtagccctccagatgttgctaggcaactactcaccggcttccgtagtcttcaccagggagctGCACGTCATCGATGCCCATCGCAGGTAAGGGACATCCACCACCGACAGTCAtgctacagttcccccgttctgcccggattaccgtctgtgggcagaatgggggaaccaaactttaacccctcctCCTCCGATCTGCCATTAGTCagtcttctgaccgaccaatagcagggataggaggggtggcacccctgccacctaactcctatcccttcagggggaccgggggtgtcttggacatccccgatccccccccttattttccgggtcaccggagacccgtatgacccggaatcgccggtctgaattgacggtctcagcacccccctgggcatatgcacgggatgcctgctgatagatatccgcAGTCATCCTgatccggtccccgaccggccaGCGGagaggaccggaattcccacgggcatacccatacgccctgtgtcctgaagaggttaatactaATGGCCAAAATGAAAACTGGAAGATTTCAGGTTTGCTTTATAAAAGCATagtaaaaatgagaaaaaaatatgttCAACATTTAAGCTGCTTATTTTCTGATAACACATTCCTTTAACTTGTATGGTATTATTTTCCAAACTTGCTCTGACGTGCAGGTGTCAGTGTACAGGTGATCGGAGAAGgagagctgtgaccatcacctattgtgaacGGTTAatgctataaggctatgttcacatggtagaatgtccatgcagaattccgcattaaTATTTCACACGGATATTCCTCAGCAGCATCTGAGGAGTCTTGTTGATTACAgtgggattctgcagcactgttcacacggcagaatttcagaaacctctggcgcagaaattcagattccggcatccgcagaaagaacagTCAAGTCTATTCTGTCTGCAAGGAATGCATTGCAGTctctgagacggcacatttcctaGCGGACCTAGCTCCCGTCGTTTAGTTAAATGTGCGCGATGTCCGCACCTATTTTTCGTGCGGCCATTCTGCACATTTATCGCCTGTGTGAAGATAGCAAAAGAGAGGTGTTACTTTTCACTGTATTCTTGCCTTTTCAGGTAAGTAGGGTTGATCCATCTGTCAGTTTCCATTTAGAGCAAGTCCCATGGACACATGGCAACAACAGACAGAATCTGACCCAATGACACAAATGGGAGAGGTTTCTGGGTATGCTCTGAAATCTGTGCATAGATTCTAAATGGAGGGGGAAGCTTAAGAGCTTTAATAAAAGTCTTTTTTGCATAAGGCTGTATTAAAAGCATAGTTGACAACACTGTACTCAGACATACAAGTCAAATTAATAAcaaattattgttttatttgtttgGCTAATAAAGTGAGATCTATATGCCGATTTCACATCATATTCTTTAAGCCTATACCACAGACATGTTGTGAACCTAAGGCTCCTTTCAAAAATTTGTGCTTGTGATTtccttctcccgctatcttctggCGGAATAACGGCCGCAATAACGGATGTCAGAGAATTCCATTCAAGTGAAAGTGATCCTCTGTGCCAGTTATGCCTCCCGTTGGGCTCCGTCACACTAACTGCGgttaaaaggcaaaaaaaaaaaaaaaagctttaagaCCGTTCGTTGCGGGGCCCAGCAGCAGTGTCAAAGTAGCCTAACTTTACCTCTTTTCACGGACTCTTGATTTGGTGCGGTCTTTGAAACTTCTACCCCTCCTTAGCCCTTCAGCCATGTTACAATTTGCATTATATTGTCTGCTACAGAGACAGGAGACTTTCGTACAAAGCAATGCAGTCTCATTTCATTCTATCCATGCACCTAATATTTGACACTGCATTGTCTTGCCAGTGCTAGAGTAGAAGAATGAGCGAAAGGAAACATGCCATCACTTTTTGTATATTCAGCTAGGGCTAAGTAATAGTTTCACACCCTGTTCCCCCACAGCTCATGGTCTGATATCATCCCGTCCCCCGGATGTCATTGTTAATTCCTGCTTCCGAGACAAATCatcttaggctgagttcacaccacgtttttcaaatacggttaccgtatacggttttccactaaaaaatgtatggcaaaaaccgtatgcaactatatacaaccgtatgactccaaattaaaacgtatacagtttttccccgtgcggttctatccgtttgcatcagtttttgccaacggttttgctattttgttggaattagttttccagcaatttaataaagttactattgttctattgaaattccaatctgcgcatgtgtcaactccaaaaacggattagaaaaaccgtgtgcaaccgtattctgaaattctgtgtacggttctcatagacaacaatgttaaaagaaccgcatacggttcgcatacggttttccaaccggaggcaaaaacgtggtcgacagcgtttttgcctacggttgaaaaatcggcaaaaccgtatccgaggcaaaacggatgcaaccgtacacaacatttggaatacagtttacaatgcattctctatgcatacggttttggatacggtcgtatacgtttttttttgcggaaaaccgtatacggttaccgtatttgaaaaacgtggtgtgaacccagccttagcaggAACTGCCAACTCTGTATCTATGGCTGAGGCATGGCACTGTTGGGGCAATGTGTAAAAAGGGTTTAAGTGGTATGCTATTTTTTTAGCACTACAAACAGTCTCAGTGTAGTCCTGGCCTTAGGCTTCCAACCCCTATGCCCCATACTGTCAACCCTGATAAGGGCTATGCCACTCTCTCTACGATCTGTAGCAGCAGAATTGAATGGCACATACTATACTGCATGTATTCCAGAGCAATCCTTTTCAACTCTACAGCAAACAGTGGTTATTCTACGTGAGCAAATAAAGTGTGCACCTGAGAACCAAGCCAGATTTACAGAaatgacaaaacaaaaaagtgacATAACTAAGCTAAGTAAGCCAGGAATAACAATATAAGAATGACTTACTTGAATCTGGCATAATGCGAAGATCTCCTTCTTTGTAGTCATCTAAAAGTTGATACATGTATAAGACAGGGTCCTTTTCATAGGTTATATAAAACCATGTGTTCATAATGGGTGCTCGTGCCAAAACCATCCCTCTCCATTCATCCTTGGAGCCATCTTCTGTTTCAAACATATGTTCTACAGCTTTACCAATCATTGTGTCTGCTAAATGGGCATCGCTGATTCGAGATGATGCTTtaatggaaaaacatttttttttagtctgAGTAAGCCATCCATAACTGCTTAGATCCACATGCCCTGCACATTCTGACATAATTGATTCTAGGATTTTTAAGTGGAGAAAGTATCTGTGCTGCAGTGCACTTTTAAAaaccaagagagagagagagagagagagaatagaaaACAGCAATAGATGATTGAGGTGCTAAACAAAACCTCAAACTGTATTAACAGCAACTAGAATTGCTCACTGTAATAAGAGATTAAAAGAGTACATCAGCTCAAATTAAATAATCCTCAAATTATTGATTTTCTCCTGGTGCATAGATTTGGCACATCTAGACCTGCAAGTTTCTCTTTCTTGGTTGGATTACTGGAGATCCCctgcatggaacgggacaaggcaagtaccgttgtcatcagtgtcacctgaatacctttctgtaccgacaggttagtgcaggtgacactgacagatttcctttaataggcACTTTTCACAACAGTCTAGGAAGCTACAAAAAGGTGTCTAAAAACTGCACTGCATCTAAATGTAAGTACTTTGGCACAAATTGAGTCAGAATTCTGGCACATTTAAATTACTAAATATCCtccattaaagggttattccaggaaaaaaacttttttctttttatatatctactggctccagaaagttaaacaaatttgtaaattacttctattaaaaaatagttACCCTTACagcagttatcagctgctgaagttgagttcttttctttctgaccacaatgctctctgctgacacctctgcttgtctcaggaactgtccaaagcatttgaggtttactatggggatttgcccctgctctgaacagttcctgagacaagcagagttgtcaacagagagcactgtggtcagacggaaaataactcaacttcaggagctgataagtactggaaggaataagattttttaatagaagtaatttacaaatctgtagagaaaatgtaggtcggggggggctcaatatatttatattatatatatctcgAGGTGACTGTGTTGCAGGTAACCCACGTGCCAAAATAGAAAAATGTGATACAGACCTCAAGAgaattatatataatacatacagtagtAGATGTGATAGATAatccatatctatatatatatatatataccctatcTATATAGATAGAGAATATATATCAGAGTTAAGTATATAATTTATGAATGACAGATTAGTTGTACACTGAataaaatgacatttattaaattgacattaataaaatggaaaataaatgatTAGATTAAAATGATCTATACAGTCCaaacagggcccttgctatgAACTAGTAATAGTtattaaaaaatgatataaaaaaattatagaataaaaaaaaaagattatgcgAGATTCAATTATTCATGCTATAGCCACCTAGATGTGCATTGATGTTCAAGGAATAGTTATTGTTACTGCAGTAGTTGGATACAATATTGCGATCTGATAGTGTTCCACAGATTAGTGCGTATAATTAGAACTGGTGCTTAGCACCGCTCTCCGCTCCGCTGATGTGTGAGGTCCCGGGATGGTAGCTCTGCAGAAAGGAGCTCCGTGCTGCAGACTGGCACGGCTGGGCAGCCGCCTCGATGTAAACGTCCACGCAATGGGTGGATAGATTCCCGGTGTCCTCCAGGTATGGCACTGAATGCGTTCGGCCGAGTTGGGGATGATGGTGGATAAGATGCGGCGATTGAGGCAGTGAGTGGGTGCAGACGATCGGCAGTAACACCAGGCAGTGTCCTCATGACTGGGTGCGCGCGCCTGTACAGTGGTCCCAATATAGTggtgttccagctgttgcaattgcaaATAGGGGTAAACGGAGATCATATTCTTGGTATAGGTGGTCTGTATAGTTTGAGTAGGTTAGCTGAATGAGTTTTGGggagaccccttcttcagtagctataTATGCTACTATACTACTATAAGCTACTACTTATACTACTACTATAAGCATAtatagctactgaagaaggggtctccTCAAAAACGAGTTTAGCTAACCTACCCAAACTATACAGACCACCTATACCAAGATTATTATCTCCGTTTACCcctatttgcaacagctggaacccccaGCGCACCCAGCCACGAGGACGCTGCCTGGTATGACTGCCAATCGTCTGCACCCACTCACCGCATCTTATCCATCATCACCAACTCGGCCGGACGCATCCCGTGCCATACCTGGAGGACACCGGGAATCTATCCACCCATTGCGTGGACGTTTACATCGAGGCGGCTGCCCAGCCGTGCCAGTCTGCAGCACGGAGCTCATTTATGCAGAGCTACCATCCCGGGACCTCACACATCAGCAGAGCGGAGAGCGGTGCTAAGCACCAGTTCTAATCATACGCACTATTCTGTGGAACACTATCAGATCGCAATATTGTATCCAACTACTGCAGTAACAATAACTATTCATTGAACATCAATGCGCATCTAGGTGGCTATAGCATGAATAATTGAATCACG
Above is a genomic segment from Hyla sarda isolate aHylSar1 chromosome 1, aHylSar1.hap1, whole genome shotgun sequence containing:
- the SPIN1 gene encoding spindlin-1 isoform X2, translating into MKTPFGKAAAQRSRADAAHAGVSANMMKKRTSHKKHRSNMGPSKPISQPRRNIVGCRIQHGWKEGSGPITQWKGTVLDQVPVNPSLYLIKYDGFDCVYGLELHKDERVSALEVLPDRVASSRISDAHLADTMIGKAVEHMFETEDGSKDEWRGMVLARAPIMNTWFYITYEKDPVLYMYQLLDDYKEGDLRIMPDSRHSPSMPKNEKDDSPPAEREPGEVVDSLVGKQVEYAKEDGSKRTGMVIHQVEAKPSVYFIKFDDDFHIYVYDLVKTS
- the SPIN1 gene encoding spindlin-1 isoform X1; the protein is MKTPFGKAAAQRSRADAAAHAGVSANMMKKRTSHKKHRSNMGPSKPISQPRRNIVGCRIQHGWKEGSGPITQWKGTVLDQVPVNPSLYLIKYDGFDCVYGLELHKDERVSALEVLPDRVASSRISDAHLADTMIGKAVEHMFETEDGSKDEWRGMVLARAPIMNTWFYITYEKDPVLYMYQLLDDYKEGDLRIMPDSRHSPSMPKNEKDDSPPAEREPGEVVDSLVGKQVEYAKEDGSKRTGMVIHQVEAKPSVYFIKFDDDFHIYVYDLVKTS
- the SPIN1 gene encoding spindlin-1 isoform X4 translates to MKTPFGKAAAQRSRADAAHAGVSANMMKKRTSHKKHRSNMGPSKPISQPRRNIVGCRIQHGWKEGSGPITQWKGTVLDQVPVNPSLYLIKYDGFDCVYGLELHKDERVSALEVLPDRVASSRISDAHLADTMIGKAVEHMFETEDGSKDEWRGMVLARAPIMNTWFYITYEKDPVLYMYQLLDDYKEGDLRIMPDSNDSPPAEREPGEVVDSLVGKQVEYAKEDGSKRTGMVIHQVEAKPSVYFIKFDDDFHIYVYDLVKTS
- the SPIN1 gene encoding spindlin-1 isoform X3 codes for the protein MKTPFGKAAAQRSRADAAAHAGVSANMMKKRTSHKKHRSNMGPSKPISQPRRNIVGCRIQHGWKEGSGPITQWKGTVLDQVPVNPSLYLIKYDGFDCVYGLELHKDERVSALEVLPDRVASSRISDAHLADTMIGKAVEHMFETEDGSKDEWRGMVLARAPIMNTWFYITYEKDPVLYMYQLLDDYKEGDLRIMPDSNDSPPAEREPGEVVDSLVGKQVEYAKEDGSKRTGMVIHQVEAKPSVYFIKFDDDFHIYVYDLVKTS